Genomic window (Gadus macrocephalus chromosome 13, ASM3116895v1):
AAACGCGACACTGCAGCGCTGGGTCATCGGCAAGCGTCTGGCAGGCGACGGCGAGACGCTGTATAGACACGGCATCCGCAAAAGTGGCGACCAGGCCTTCCTGTTCATCCGCTCCGACCATGCCGGGGCCCCACTGACCAGACACCTTCAGCAGCGCGAGGAAGAGCAGCAGCGCCTTGATAGTGGGTTTCCTTCTAACCCTTACGATATAATACGATGTGCTTATTGATTCAAAATACCATTCTGCGCGGTAATTGTAGGGATGTGTAGCGAGTGGATTATTTATAGCTTAATATTCAGCAAAGTAAAAGTATAACATACCCATGTAGCATCTGCACAATCTTCCCATTCCTACGTTTTAGTCCTCCGCCTATTACCGGTTTTACTTGAACATGCGTCATGTTACGGAAGTGAACGCTCCATGTGCCATCTCATTTTGTCTTCGTGTCTCAGTGGGAGGCTGGAAGCCACTCGACCATCCCTTTTGTTCTGTTATTTCATTAAAAACTTAAACATTGATCGTTTTCCATTTTGTGCGGGCAACAGGTGTGAAGTGATTGTACCTGACCACAAATTATCTTTCTAATAAACCCATTGAATAATTGTGTTGAAGGGATCGCAGAGACGGTCATTCTCATGCCCAGGGGGCTACAGGCGGGAGCTCCTCCTCCCATAGTGCGCCCCAAAGTGCCCCCCAAACCCGCCGTTGTTCCCAAGGTCAGAACAAAACCTTTTGTCATACATTCATAATATCCATAAACTAGTCACGGTTAATGTTAGCCGACGAAACACTtaatcacgtgtgtgtgtgtgtgtgtgtgtgtgtgtgtgtgtgtgtgtgtgtgtgtgtgtgtgtgtgtgtgtgtgtgtgtgtgtgtgtgtgtgtgtgtgtgtgtgtgtgtgtgtgtgtgtgtgtgtgtgtgtgtacactatatgtgtatactgtatgtgtttGCAGCGGGGCTGGACCTGTAAGGTATGCACCTTCGTGAACAAGCCGACGCGTCCGGGATGTGAGATGTGCACTGAGGAGCGGCCTGTGGGCTACCAGGTTCCTGAGACCTACAAGCCAGACGAGGAGGAAATACAGCGCATGCATCAGGAGGAACAGGCCAACCAGATTTACACTGAGGTGAGGGACGTTAgtacaattcattgcagtaagGTGGACTTCTTTCACATTTAGCTTTTACTTAGGTGCATTTTTAGACAGGTGATTAACATTTTCAGGAGCATTTTTGACCTTATGATTGTCCTATGAAAAGAGATTGAATGTGATAGTcatccagacagacacacagagaccgacacacagagacagacacacagacatacacagagacagacacacacacatacacagagacagacacacagacacacacacatacatacacagagacagacacacacacatacacagagacagacacacacacgtacacacagacacagagacagacacagacacacacacattgtacgAGATTGTACTATACTTCGTACATCCGTCTGGCCTTCCTGCCTAGGTGTTGCAGGCCGAGGCTGTGCAGAGGGAGAGGAACTTCCTTGAGCTGCTGCAGACCGACGACCAGAGCATCGTTCCATGCGTCCAGGAGCTAGAATGTTTAGTCTGCATGTGCCCCGTGCTGCCAGGAGAGGGCGCCATACTCAGAGAGTGCCTGCACAGCTTCTGCAGGTCGGCAGGAATCTCAAAATACATAGATTGTGGTGTCCTCGAATACACCACATTCAACATTTGTTGTCCTCGGTTTTGCCTGGTTAAATCTGGAACGTCAGGCAAGGCCCATTGTGGACTGATTgcataacaaacaaataaacttaAATGTAAGGTAAATTAAGGACAATTGTATTTAGCGTTAATTTATCTACTACTACATCTTATGAACTGGTATGGGTGGTCACAGTTCATATCAAGTCATATATGCAACCATATGTTgatgttgcgtgtgtgtgtgtgtctttcataTCAGGGACTGTCTGAAAGGCACTATAGTGAACAGCCAGGATGCAGAGGTTTCCTGTCCCTTTGCAGACAACCAATATGACTGTGACAAAAAGCTgcaagacagagagataaaAGCTGTGAGTGCAAGCCAAGAGGGGACCACAAGCCCATCAAACCACCCCCAGCAACAAAACCTTTCTCATAGCCTCCATCATCCACATATTGCAATTCAATCGTATTTCAATCATCAAAATAGCAATTGATAATTTTGAAGTGTAAGAAACCTTTGTAATTGTTGTTAAAATTACAAAGAATGACATCAGATGCAGGCATACAATTTCCAACTCGTGCAAACTTGTACCGCCTTCCCTCTTTTGTCTTGTTCCTCCGGACCGACAGCTCCTGACCGAGGAAGAGCACCAGCGCTTCCTGGACCTGAGGCTGAGCATCGCCGAGAGCCGCCAGAAGGACAGCTTCCACTGCCAGACGGCCAACTGTCAGggctggtgtgtgtatgcggacGAGGTCAACGAGTTCCCCTGTGATCTCTGCAAGGAGACCAACTGTATTCTCTGCAAGGCAAGCGCACAGCCCGTCCCCTTTCGCTGGTGTTGGGGCTTGGTGGTCCCATTACTTACTTCATTCATTCGTGCTTAAGGTGTTTGATTTGTGGATGGAGAGCTGTATTCAAAACATGACGTACACTTGCAGGCTATCCATAAGGACATGAACTGCAAGCAGTACCAGGACGACCTGCTTCTCCGGGCGGAAAACGACCTGGCTGCAAAGCAAACCAAGGAAATGTTAGAGGTGCTTTGAGTTTCAGAAATAACATTCATATTCACCAACCCAATGTATTAATGTATTCATCTTTTCTCTACGTTTGTTTAGTATGGTTTAGAATTAAATTGCTTTGGTATCCCCTGGCGGTGACCGAGAGagcgacagaaagagagatgcTAAACAATGGAATAATCATGACCTCTAGTTCTGAGTATGCGACTTACTTGGTGTACTGTATGGGGTACTGTTTCACTCTTTCTAGGAAATGCTGAAGAGCGGAGAAGCCATGAAGTGTCCCGGATGTGATGTCAACATACAAAAGAAAagtggctgtgattggctcagcTGCCTGATGTGTAAAACAGAGATCTGCTGGGTCACGAAGCAGGCTCGCTGGGGCCCAAATGTAAAATGCACTCTTCCACATATAAGCACAAACCCATTTGATAATATGCATACACCCTTGCACCATCACACGGTCATTTGAGACTGGGAAACAGTTTTACTATTGTTTTGACACATTGTGATTTCTAATAAATTCCACAGATCTAAACCCCCATGCAAATATGCTAAATCTGAGATTTTTTTAAGATAATACTACCACATTTCCACATTCCTCAAATCACATGTCTAGAAAACGCGAACCTGTACTTTTCCATGCTTACCAAATTACCACATTGGTTATGTTGTGTTTTTGaactcttttttttgtgtgtttgcagggtACTGGTGATATATCAGGTGGCTGTAAATGTCGTGTCAACAATGCGCTCTGCCACCCCAAGTGCCAAAACTGTCACTGAGACAAGTCctaccgtacacacacacacacacacacacacacacacacacacacacacacacacacacacacacacacacacacactctaggtCATTATTGAAGGACTTCTATCTATTTACATTGTCTGAAATGTAaaaatttaattacattttatttgtatagcccttaatcaccggtAGAGTcccaaagggcttaacagggcATATATTTATGACAACTCCCTGACCCTAGCTCCCAAGAGGGCAAAATCTCCCTTAATGATCATgcagggatgatcaggagtgcaatgtGTGCCATAATTGAcctgcatacatgcatacatacaggcAATACATTTTAAATCTGTGATCGGGTGCTGGCCGGTTAGCCATAatgagagtccaggcatccagtcgtAGTCACCGCAAAATGCTAGAACAGACCAAATACTGAATTACAAGGGGAAAAGCTCATACTGGAAATGTAGACAATCATGAAGGATTTGGGGACTGGTGTCTTTATACTTGTCTCTATACTACTTTTGTTTATATACTACTATTATTCTGTAATTGATTTTGGATTCCTTATTATTTttgtggactaaa
Coding sequences:
- the rbck1 gene encoding ranBP-type and C3HC4-type zinc finger-containing protein 1 isoform X2, with amino-acid sequence MTSESSLNLKEVEELANALGEAISSGEKEEAARLSQMLSELAVAVKVNVDNRAYPSDSIKLKVGVEDGQSEMGIPVSVEVSTNMTIAELKDQFSQDFGLNATLQRWVIGKRLAGDGETLYRHGIRKSGDQAFLFIRSDHAGAPLTRHLQQREEEQQRLDRIAETVILMPRGLQAGAPPPIVRPKVPPKPAVVPKRGWTCKVCTFVNKPTRPGCEMCTEERPVGYQVPETYKPDEEEIQRMHQEEQANQIYTEAEAVQRERNFLELLQTDDQSIVPCVQELECLVCMCPVLPGEGAILRECLHSFCRDCLKGTIVNSQDAEVSCPFADNQYDCDKKLQDREIKALLTEEEHQRFLDLRLSIAESRQKDSFHCQTANCQGWCVYADEVNEFPCDLCKETNCILCKAIHKDMNCKQYQDDLLLRAENDLAAKQTKEMLEEMLKSGEAMKCPGCDVNIQKKSGCDWLSCLMCKTEICWVTKQARWGPNGTGDISGGCKCRVNNALCHPKCQNCH
- the rbck1 gene encoding ranBP-type and C3HC4-type zinc finger-containing protein 1 isoform X1, which gives rise to MTSESSLNLKEVEELANALGEAISSGEKEEAARLSQMLSELAVAVKVNVDNRAYPSDSIKLKVGVEDGQSEMGIPVSVEVSTNMTIAELKDQFSQDFGLNATLQRWVIGKRLAGDGETLYRHGIRKSGDQAFLFIRSDHAGAPLTRHLQQREEEQQRLDRIAETVILMPRGLQAGAPPPIVRPKVPPKPAVVPKRGWTCKVCTFVNKPTRPGCEMCTEERPVGYQVPETYKPDEEEIQRMHQEEQANQIYTEVLQAEAVQRERNFLELLQTDDQSIVPCVQELECLVCMCPVLPGEGAILRECLHSFCRDCLKGTIVNSQDAEVSCPFADNQYDCDKKLQDREIKALLTEEEHQRFLDLRLSIAESRQKDSFHCQTANCQGWCVYADEVNEFPCDLCKETNCILCKAIHKDMNCKQYQDDLLLRAENDLAAKQTKEMLEEMLKSGEAMKCPGCDVNIQKKSGCDWLSCLMCKTEICWVTKQARWGPNGTGDISGGCKCRVNNALCHPKCQNCH